The genome window GCATTGTAATCTTGAATGGCAAATCTTTAGCTGTTCTATTGTTAGGTTCCCTGTTCATAGCTTGTTAGCAATCTGTTGTTCATCTGCTCTTTTGAgtgctttttattttattttattttatttatttacttttatggaGTTACAGGGAGGGTGTACATCGGTAAACTCAGTTTGTTATCCTAGAGCTAAACTAGCTTAAGTTGTTCATAGCTGATTGGCACAAACTAAGAAGTTTAATAGGCTGCTCCTCTCATgcgagtcgaacttgtaacattgtaattattaagCCAAAAACTAGCTTATCCTAGTGCAATTTCCTTCTTTGCAATCTTAGTATGTGTTTCATTGCCTTGCTAAACTGAATGTGTTTTGTGGAACCAATTTCAGGCACAAAGGTAAGCATGTTCCTTCCTTACATATGATCCGTTGGTAGTTAAGAACTTAACATGTGGATTTGAAGACAAAGAATGATGGTTCTCATTATGCTTTCCATCCTTGTGTCTGTTTTTTGACAGTACCAGGATTTGCATGTTAATGTTTGGTATTATTATTTCAGTAATCAGGATGACTACAAAATCATTCGAAAAGTTGGAAGAGGAAAGTACAGTGAAGTTTATGAGGGAATAAGTGTTAGTAGCAACGAGAAGTGCATAATTAAGATTCTGAAGCCGGTTAAGAAGAAAAAGGTTGGGAAACTTCTTTATCTCTTGCCATTGCAGATAATATTTGTATGGGGAAGGCTAATGAAAGTTAATTCTTTGTGATTCATTTATAGAAATGGTAAAGGAAGAATGCTATTAATATTCTGGTTAAGAGTGTTCTCTTTTAGATGCACATTCTATTTTTGCCTTTTAAACATCTTCACAGTTCCATTATTGCCTTTATAGAGCATTACATGTTGTATCTAAAGAAACATTTCTTCTCTTTAAATTGAATATCGATTTGATCATGTGCATTGCATaatctttcttttccttttcgtTTGAACTCTGAAATGGTCCATGTGAAGTGTTGACACACGTTTAATTTCGTAATCAATCACAGATAAAGAGAGAGATCAAAATATTGCAAAACCTCTATGGTGGACCAAATATTGTCAAACTTCTCAACACCGTCAGGGATCAGCACTCAAAAGCTCCAAGCTTGATATTTGAGTATGTGAACAGTATGGATTTCAAGGTTTTATACTCCAAATTAACAGATTATGACATAAGTTACTACATATATGAGCTTCTCGAGGTAAGAGTGTAGGATTAAATAGGTGCGTTTATTTTTCCCTTCTCTAAGATGATCTTAAGTTGACACTTCTagaggaaaaatgaaaattttaaattcttgaTGAAACTGCAGGCTTTAGACTATTGTCATTCGCGGGGAATAATGCATAGAGATGTCAAGCCTCATAATGTTATGATAGACCATGAGTTGCGAAAGCTTCGTTTGATTGATTGGGGGCTTGCTGAATTTTACCACCCAGGAAAGAAATATAATGTACGTGTGGCTTCAAGGTACGAACTAACTCCTATGTGTAAAGGCAGGGCCTTTCAAAAACCTACAATAAATCTGTTACTACCCTCAACTCAATACTGCATACCATAGTAGTCAGGGTAACTTTACTAAGGGAAAAGGGGGGACTTGCTTGTTACTTCAAGTCAACCACATGACGCTGTAAAATAACTTAAGATGTAAAGCAGTAGGGCTTGAAAATGTGTCAAACTATTAATGATGTTCCTTTCCTTTTCGGGTGAGGTTTCTTTTACTTTCTAACAGTTTGAACTGTTATGCATGCTGAAATCATTATGAAATACTATTTTACAGGTACTTTAAGGGTCCCGAACTTCTGGTTGACTTGCAAGACTATGACTATTCTTTGGATATGTGGAGCCTTGGCTGCATGTTTGCCGGAATGGTAAGAATTCATCTATATTCATGTTATCCTGTTCTCTATTCATATATAAATGTCGAGACTGTCCTAGGCTGGGGACATCCAGAATTATTATGAGGATTAGAAAATGAGCttgaattttaattcttttgtgttttttttctattcttttgcctttttttttttttttttttttNNNNNNNNNNNNNNNNNNNNNNNNNNNNNNNNNNNNNNNNNNNNNNNNNNNNNNNNNNNNNNNNNNNNNNNNNNNNNNNNNNNNNNNNNNNNNNNNNNNNNNNNNNNNNNNNNNNNNNNNNNNNNNNNNNNNNNNNNNNNNNNNNNNNNNNNNNNNNNNNNNNNNNNNNNNNNNNNNNNNNNNNNNNNNNNNNNNNNNNNNNNNNNNNNNNNNNNNNNNNNNNNNNNNNNNNNNNNNNNNNNNNNNNNNNNNNNNNNNNNNNNNNNNNNNNNNNNNNNNNNNNNNNNNNNNNNNNNNNNNNNNNNNNNNNNNNNNNNNNNNNNN of Ipomoea triloba cultivar NCNSP0323 chromosome 3, ASM357664v1 contains these proteins:
- the LOC116013591 gene encoding casein kinase II subunit alpha-2-like — protein: MPPSCAQSKQSSSTGFLNLSEAGIAKRAMSEARVYADVNVLRPREYWDYDSFTVQWGNQDDYKIIRKVGRGKYSEVYEGISVSSNEKCIIKILKPVKKKKIKREIKILQNLYGGPNIVKLLNTVRDQHSKAPSLIFEYVNSMDFKVLYSKLTDYDISYYIYELLEALDYCHSRGIMHRDVKPHNVMIDHELRKLRLIDWGLAEFYHPGKKYNVRVASRYFKGPELLVDLQDYDYSLDMWSLGCMFAGMIFRKEPFFKGRDNQDQLVKIAKVLGTDELNAYLQKYHLELDPQLVAMVGRHSRMPWSKFINADNQHLVSPEAIDFLDKLLRYDHQDRLTAREAMDHPYFLLVRAAENGRKQPYSWSEL